The following are encoded together in the Tepidiforma bonchosmolovskayae genome:
- a CDS encoding pentapeptide repeat-containing protein yields MGPGKDYYAELEVSATASFEEVRAAYRRLARAHHPDVNPSAQAAERMRRINEAWEVLRDPVRRAEYDRTRPAGAARAFAGSRAGRGGAAPGQGRPRARPTGAARPASRPRPAEPPPQDRPPEPGAAPKVDGSVDWYEFLGVPPGASREAIRKAIASLADELLGGAISGERLTCQRQRLREAWAILSDARLRAAYDRARAEHLAAEGANGSGPAARDDGRRMPAGYRTGPVAVGGLVLEAGAKLAGADLRGADLRGLDLAGADLSGAQLQGANLEAASLRRTNLRGARLDGANLRWADLSHAACEGASFRQADLGESALAGTVFTRASLAGAVLEGAVGPGVNFEYADLARADFTGALITPALIERGKLAGTVLPDGSVRG; encoded by the coding sequence ATGGGCCCGGGGAAGGACTACTACGCGGAGCTGGAGGTTTCGGCGACGGCGTCGTTTGAGGAGGTGCGGGCGGCGTACCGGCGGCTGGCGCGGGCGCACCACCCGGATGTGAACCCCTCGGCGCAGGCGGCGGAGCGGATGCGCCGGATTAACGAGGCGTGGGAGGTGCTGCGCGACCCCGTGCGCCGGGCCGAGTACGACCGGACGCGCCCGGCTGGCGCGGCGCGGGCCTTCGCGGGGTCGCGGGCCGGCCGGGGCGGGGCAGCCCCGGGGCAGGGGCGCCCCCGGGCGCGTCCGACGGGAGCAGCACGGCCGGCATCGCGGCCCCGCCCGGCTGAGCCGCCGCCGCAGGACCGGCCGCCGGAGCCGGGGGCAGCGCCGAAGGTTGACGGTTCGGTGGACTGGTACGAGTTCCTCGGGGTGCCGCCCGGGGCCTCGCGGGAGGCGATCCGGAAGGCGATCGCGAGCCTGGCCGACGAGTTGCTCGGGGGTGCCATCTCCGGCGAACGGCTGACCTGCCAGCGGCAGCGGCTGCGGGAGGCCTGGGCGATTCTCAGCGATGCGCGGCTGCGGGCGGCCTACGACCGGGCGCGGGCGGAGCACCTGGCCGCGGAGGGCGCGAACGGAAGCGGCCCCGCGGCACGCGACGACGGGCGGCGGATGCCGGCAGGCTATCGCACCGGGCCGGTCGCGGTCGGCGGGCTGGTGCTGGAGGCCGGGGCGAAGCTCGCCGGCGCCGACCTCCGGGGCGCCGACCTGCGGGGGCTCGACCTGGCCGGGGCAGACCTCTCGGGGGCGCAGCTCCAGGGGGCGAACCTGGAGGCGGCATCGCTCCGGCGGACGAACCTCCGCGGCGCGCGGCTCGACGGGGCCAACCTGCGCTGGGCCGACCTCTCGCACGCGGCCTGCGAGGGGGCGAGCTTCCGGCAGGCGGACCTGGGCGAGTCGGCGCTGGCGGGGACGGTATTCACGCGGGCAAGTCTTGCGGGGGCGGTGCTCGAAGGGGCGGTTGGGCCCGGCGTGAACTTCGAGTACGCCGACCTTGCGCGGGCCGATTTTACGGGTGCGCTGATCACGCCGGCGCTGATTGAGCGCGGGAAGCTGGCGGGCACGGTGCTGCCGGACGGGAGCGTGCGGGGTTAG
- a CDS encoding vWA domain-containing protein, producing the protein MADPVPDLAGASPAARAAALQADLEALYRSWGILDLVGETVDTLPPEWLRILNIARTLREGLPLPGVDLPEPTRRLVQPARPEYQVIERREQKHRIVYPVQPDTRIQPLRHIEDLPQVTMPDLLMRDLDPAIFEFRLLSGDINALYHVDPGPAEEDYDEIREERVLVSPPAGRRRQRVYVLLDVSNSMREANKLLFAKALVLAYLITACEERAQLFFRTFANRVHPRTDCLEPAAFPALARRILQVTPDGSTDIRAALAAAVGDIADLDGVGRGRDAFETSPTELLLISDCESYAVPSIPRGIRLHTIHLSGGPMAKSYAAGFEQIREASTTFAEIDTTRLVMPGLTRERWLLQQDGRLGPLDTEAAEAGRRPGDRLERRNALLRAYERMAERQPAQGDRAPAPLLRAPGFGLQFSLRRLLRRYAAVLHRLRRQLFPRRRPAPGGLAPAGPVTFRPRR; encoded by the coding sequence GTGGCTGACCCCGTCCCCGACCTCGCCGGCGCCTCCCCCGCTGCCCGGGCCGCCGCCCTCCAGGCCGACCTCGAGGCCCTCTACCGCTCCTGGGGCATCCTCGACCTGGTCGGCGAAACCGTCGATACCCTCCCGCCCGAGTGGCTCCGCATCCTCAATATCGCCCGCACGCTCCGCGAAGGGCTGCCCCTCCCCGGCGTCGACCTCCCCGAGCCGACCCGCCGCCTCGTCCAGCCCGCCCGGCCGGAGTACCAGGTCATTGAGCGGCGCGAACAGAAACACCGCATCGTCTACCCCGTCCAGCCGGATACCCGCATCCAGCCCCTCCGCCACATCGAAGACCTCCCCCAGGTCACCATGCCCGACCTGCTGATGCGCGACCTCGACCCGGCCATCTTCGAGTTCCGCCTCCTCTCCGGCGATATCAACGCCCTCTACCACGTCGACCCCGGCCCTGCCGAGGAGGATTACGACGAAATCCGCGAGGAGCGCGTGCTCGTCTCGCCGCCCGCCGGCCGACGCCGCCAGCGGGTCTACGTCCTGCTCGATGTCTCCAACTCCATGCGCGAGGCGAACAAGCTCCTCTTCGCGAAGGCCCTCGTCCTCGCCTACCTCATCACTGCCTGCGAAGAGCGTGCCCAGCTCTTCTTCCGGACCTTCGCGAACCGTGTCCACCCGCGCACCGACTGCCTCGAGCCCGCGGCCTTCCCCGCCCTCGCCCGCCGCATCCTCCAGGTCACCCCCGATGGCTCGACGGATATCCGCGCCGCCCTCGCCGCCGCCGTCGGCGATATTGCCGACCTCGACGGCGTCGGCCGCGGCCGCGACGCCTTCGAAACGTCGCCCACCGAGCTGCTGCTCATCTCCGACTGCGAGTCCTACGCCGTGCCCTCCATCCCCCGCGGCATCCGCCTCCACACCATCCACCTCTCGGGCGGGCCGATGGCGAAGAGCTACGCCGCTGGCTTCGAACAGATCCGCGAGGCGAGCACCACCTTCGCCGAGATCGATACCACCCGGCTCGTCATGCCCGGGCTGACCCGCGAGCGCTGGCTCCTCCAGCAGGATGGCCGCCTCGGCCCGCTCGATACCGAAGCCGCCGAAGCCGGCCGGCGCCCCGGCGACCGCCTCGAACGGCGCAACGCCCTCCTCCGCGCCTACGAACGGATGGCCGAGCGCCAGCCCGCCCAGGGCGACCGCGCGCCGGCTCCGCTCCTGCGGGCGCCCGGCTTCGGGCTCCAGTTCTCGCTCCGCCGGCTCCTCCGCCGGTACGCCGCAGTCCTCCACCGGCTCCGCCGGCAGCTGTTCCCCCGGCGCCGCCCTGCCCCCGGCGGCCTTGCCCCCGCCGGCCCCGTCACCTTCCGCCCCCGCCGCTAA
- a CDS encoding AAA family ATPase, with the protein MRDVSLLAPADGRPYVYHGEPLDVPRAIEALKGALLHVSEALPGRTQLLQQTALALLTRRHQLLISRAGTGKSLYGDSVFSQFEGDVFKAQFSQGTRLETILGGLDLKQFHEGRLWHNTAHSLVTADFAYLDEFMNANDVVLEAILGILNERRFQQGEQQEEARLHTALAMTNHLKFSAISEPILDRFMFKASIDPAGDALNDILIDLAYARHHGRAQPPQHRIPLAALRELAAIVLGDHPDRRIEAAHDILFLKNEVIDAYVARHAARHQAAAPGARPATDGYVSPRTKAACRDVLNASALLHHRDHVEKSDLAALRFVLTIIPGNDRALHDPGQDIFAEALHSTLQGYTEADLETVRELTAIAESFHLYLHGIPIEAQPAHRGLIRFVLALIGKSSWHDVTAETFLEALRGRTIANPRVNALREEILEEVQEYAGG; encoded by the coding sequence ATGCGCGACGTCAGCCTGCTCGCCCCCGCCGATGGGCGGCCCTACGTCTACCACGGCGAACCGCTCGACGTGCCCCGCGCCATCGAAGCCCTCAAGGGCGCCCTCCTCCACGTCTCCGAAGCGCTCCCCGGCCGCACCCAGCTCCTCCAGCAGACGGCCCTCGCCCTCCTCACCCGCCGCCACCAGCTCCTCATCTCCCGCGCCGGCACCGGCAAATCCCTCTACGGCGACAGCGTCTTCAGCCAGTTCGAAGGCGACGTCTTCAAGGCCCAGTTCAGCCAGGGCACCCGCCTCGAAACCATCCTCGGGGGCCTCGACCTCAAACAGTTCCACGAAGGCCGCCTCTGGCACAACACCGCCCACTCCCTCGTCACCGCCGACTTCGCCTACCTCGACGAGTTCATGAACGCGAACGACGTCGTCCTCGAGGCGATCCTCGGCATCCTCAACGAGCGCCGCTTCCAGCAGGGCGAACAGCAAGAGGAGGCCCGCCTCCACACCGCGCTCGCCATGACCAACCACCTGAAGTTCTCCGCCATCTCCGAGCCGATCCTCGACCGCTTCATGTTCAAAGCCTCGATCGACCCGGCCGGCGATGCCCTCAACGACATCCTCATCGACCTCGCCTACGCGCGCCATCACGGCCGCGCACAGCCGCCGCAGCACCGCATCCCGCTCGCCGCCCTCCGCGAACTCGCCGCCATCGTCCTCGGCGACCACCCCGACCGCCGCATCGAGGCCGCTCACGACATCCTCTTCCTCAAGAACGAAGTCATCGATGCGTACGTCGCACGCCATGCCGCCCGGCACCAGGCCGCCGCCCCCGGCGCCCGCCCGGCCACCGACGGCTACGTCTCGCCGCGCACCAAGGCCGCCTGCCGCGACGTCCTCAACGCCTCGGCGCTCCTCCACCACCGCGACCACGTCGAAAAGTCCGACCTGGCCGCCCTCCGCTTCGTCCTCACCATCATCCCCGGCAACGACCGCGCCCTCCACGACCCCGGCCAGGACATCTTCGCCGAGGCGCTCCACTCCACCCTGCAGGGCTACACCGAGGCCGACCTCGAAACCGTCCGCGAACTGACCGCCATCGCCGAGTCGTTCCACCTCTACCTCCACGGCATCCCCATCGAGGCCCAGCCCGCCCACCGCGGCCTCATCCGCTTCGTCCTCGCCCTCATCGGCAAGAGCAGCTGGCACGACGTCACCGCCGAAACCTTCCTCGAAGCGCTCCGCGGCCGCACCATCGCCAATCCGCGCGTCAACGCCCTCCGCGAGGAGATCCTCGAAGAAGTCCAGGAGTACGCCGGTGGCTGA
- a CDS encoding acyl-CoA dehydrogenase family protein, translating into MDAWELELIEKVRGLARGPWQERAAVYDREGRFPRENIDELLELRVPSMALAPELGGLGISAEGQMRVMEEVAYGDGSTAVALNMHVLVASFLETMPPFERRNRVLADIGKNGALICGPGSIPTGQLDNRQAGFRFRDEGDCVVMNGRAGFASMSDGAKYALMGGQMEKPDGQEPDIVIAIPELATPGIRVLGNWDAMGLRGTASHDIVAEEVRLPKSEVLIIPAMMLRMVLEAQAKVVNVQTQMRARGALGILAIWLGLAQAAFDFTVAYVKERHGYLAGPMAAIGATQPGYRADQPWAQFAIGNMDYWLETGRTVLYEAVRRLETPFESQQAFTRYLVRTVYHLRRMSEEVSAGAMRVCGAHAYVRARPLERIFRDMVGGNVMAWKTDELQHSLGLAALGREITFVGPAGT; encoded by the coding sequence ATGGACGCGTGGGAGCTTGAGCTCATCGAGAAGGTCCGCGGACTGGCGCGGGGGCCGTGGCAGGAGCGGGCGGCGGTATACGACCGGGAGGGCAGGTTCCCGCGGGAGAACATCGATGAGCTGCTGGAGCTGCGGGTGCCCTCGATGGCGCTCGCGCCGGAGCTGGGCGGGCTGGGCATCAGCGCCGAGGGGCAGATGCGGGTGATGGAGGAGGTGGCCTACGGCGACGGCTCGACAGCGGTTGCGCTGAACATGCACGTGCTGGTGGCGAGCTTCCTCGAGACGATGCCGCCGTTCGAACGGCGGAACCGGGTCCTGGCGGACATCGGGAAGAACGGCGCGCTCATCTGCGGTCCGGGGTCGATCCCGACCGGGCAGCTCGACAACCGGCAGGCCGGCTTCCGCTTCCGCGACGAGGGCGACTGCGTGGTGATGAACGGGCGCGCCGGCTTCGCGAGCATGAGCGACGGGGCGAAGTACGCGCTGATGGGCGGCCAGATGGAGAAGCCCGACGGGCAGGAGCCGGATATCGTCATTGCGATCCCGGAGCTGGCGACGCCGGGCATCCGGGTGCTGGGCAACTGGGACGCGATGGGCCTGCGGGGCACGGCAAGCCACGACATCGTGGCGGAAGAGGTGCGGCTGCCGAAGTCGGAGGTGCTGATCATCCCGGCGATGATGCTGCGGATGGTGCTGGAGGCGCAGGCGAAGGTGGTGAACGTGCAGACCCAGATGCGGGCGCGGGGTGCGCTCGGCATCCTCGCCATCTGGCTGGGGCTGGCGCAGGCGGCCTTCGACTTTACGGTGGCGTACGTGAAGGAGCGGCACGGCTACCTCGCCGGGCCGATGGCGGCCATCGGGGCGACGCAGCCGGGCTACCGGGCCGACCAGCCATGGGCGCAGTTCGCCATCGGGAATATGGACTACTGGCTGGAGACAGGGCGGACCGTGCTGTACGAGGCCGTGCGGCGGCTGGAGACGCCCTTCGAATCGCAGCAGGCGTTCACGCGCTACCTCGTGCGGACCGTCTACCACCTGCGGCGGATGAGCGAAGAGGTTTCGGCGGGGGCGATGCGGGTGTGCGGGGCGCACGCGTACGTCCGCGCCCGCCCGCTGGAGCGGATCTTCCGCGACATGGTGGGCGGGAACGTGATGGCATGGAAGACCGACGAGCTGCAGCACTCGCTCGGGCTGGCGGCGCTCGGGCGGGAGATCACGTTTGTGGGGCCGGCCGGCACCTGA
- a CDS encoding SIR2 family NAD-dependent protein deacylase: protein MDTALETTIQQVAGWLRDSRSTVVLTGAGISTESGIPDFRGPNGLWTKNPGAEKAATLQNYLADREVRVRAWRNRVEGGLWTDAEPNAGHLALAELERKGKLDLLITQNIDSLHLKAGNSMERMVEIHGNLREFVCMGCGERGPIERVLERVRAGEDDPPCRRCGGILKSATISFGQNLVAEDYARSERAASRCELFLAIGTSLTVYPVAYLPEVALRNGARLVIINAQETPYDELAHAVIREPIGQVLPRIVAAV, encoded by the coding sequence GTGGATACCGCGCTCGAGACGACCATCCAGCAGGTGGCCGGCTGGCTGCGCGACAGCCGTTCGACCGTGGTGCTGACGGGGGCCGGCATCAGCACCGAATCGGGCATCCCGGATTTCCGGGGCCCGAACGGGCTGTGGACGAAGAACCCCGGCGCAGAGAAGGCGGCGACGCTGCAGAACTACCTCGCCGACCGGGAGGTGCGCGTGCGGGCGTGGCGGAACCGGGTCGAGGGCGGGCTCTGGACCGACGCCGAGCCGAACGCGGGGCACCTCGCGCTGGCGGAGCTGGAGCGGAAGGGGAAGCTGGACCTGCTGATTACGCAGAACATCGACAGCCTCCACCTGAAGGCGGGGAACTCGATGGAGCGGATGGTGGAGATCCACGGGAACCTGCGCGAGTTCGTCTGCATGGGGTGCGGCGAGCGCGGGCCGATCGAGCGGGTGCTGGAGCGCGTCCGGGCCGGGGAGGATGACCCGCCCTGTCGGCGGTGCGGCGGCATCCTGAAATCGGCGACGATTTCGTTCGGGCAGAACCTCGTGGCCGAGGACTACGCGCGGTCGGAGCGGGCAGCGAGCCGGTGCGAGCTGTTTCTCGCGATCGGGACGTCGCTGACGGTGTACCCGGTGGCCTACCTGCCCGAGGTGGCGCTCCGGAACGGGGCGCGGCTCGTGATCATCAACGCGCAGGAGACTCCGTACGACGAACTGGCGCACGCGGTGATCCGGGAGCCGATTGGGCAGGTGCTGCCGCGGATCGTGGCTGCGGTCTAA
- a CDS encoding serine hydrolase domain-containing protein: MAVLETSSPTDLGLDPERLGYLDEHLRRYVDSGRLAGTLVLVARGGEVGHLAAYGMADRERNVPMREDTLFRIYSMTKPLTSVALMQLYERGLVQLDDPVAKYIPEWANLRVYVMGMGPTLVTKPASRPMTVRDLLTHQSGLTYGFLERTNVDAMYRERKIGMAEVSGTLRGMVEQLAELPLEFSPGEHWNYSVSTDVCGYLVEVISGERFDRYLERHILAPLGMRDTAFWVPPEKRERFAACYGLGAKGIRLIDDPAESAYLREPTFFSGGGGLVSTIGDYFRFCQALLNDGELDGVRIIGRKTLELMTQNHLPDGKDLASHALGRWAETTFAGIGFGLGFSVTLDPAKAQISGTPGEYSWGGAASTTFWVDPLEDLIVIFMTQLMPSNAYNIRRELRAIVYSALTE, encoded by the coding sequence ATGGCCGTCCTCGAAACATCGTCGCCGACCGACCTCGGGCTCGACCCGGAACGGCTGGGCTACCTCGATGAGCACCTTCGCCGGTACGTCGACTCGGGGCGGCTGGCCGGGACGCTCGTCCTCGTGGCGCGCGGCGGAGAGGTCGGCCACCTCGCAGCGTACGGCATGGCGGACCGCGAGCGGAACGTGCCGATGCGGGAGGACACGCTCTTCCGCATCTATTCGATGACGAAGCCGCTCACCTCGGTGGCGCTGATGCAGCTGTACGAGCGGGGGCTGGTGCAGCTCGACGACCCGGTTGCGAAGTACATCCCGGAGTGGGCGAACCTGCGGGTCTATGTGATGGGCATGGGGCCGACGCTGGTGACGAAGCCGGCCAGCCGGCCGATGACGGTGCGCGACCTGCTGACCCACCAGAGCGGGCTGACCTACGGCTTCCTCGAGCGGACGAACGTGGATGCGATGTACCGGGAGCGGAAGATTGGGATGGCGGAGGTCAGCGGCACGCTCCGCGGGATGGTGGAGCAGCTGGCTGAGCTGCCGCTGGAGTTTTCGCCGGGCGAGCACTGGAACTACTCGGTTTCGACCGATGTCTGCGGCTACCTCGTGGAGGTGATCAGCGGGGAGCGGTTCGACCGGTACCTGGAGCGGCACATCCTCGCGCCGCTGGGCATGCGCGACACGGCGTTCTGGGTGCCGCCGGAGAAGCGGGAGCGGTTCGCGGCCTGCTACGGCCTGGGGGCGAAGGGGATCCGGCTGATCGACGACCCGGCGGAGAGCGCCTACCTGCGGGAGCCGACCTTCTTCTCGGGCGGGGGCGGCTTGGTCTCGACGATCGGCGACTACTTCCGCTTCTGCCAGGCACTGCTGAACGACGGCGAGCTCGACGGCGTGCGCATCATCGGGCGGAAGACGCTCGAGCTGATGACGCAGAATCACCTGCCGGACGGGAAGGACCTGGCGAGCCATGCGCTCGGGCGGTGGGCCGAGACCACGTTTGCCGGCATCGGGTTCGGGCTCGGCTTTTCGGTGACGCTCGACCCGGCAAAGGCGCAGATCTCGGGCACCCCGGGCGAATACTCGTGGGGCGGCGCGGCCAGCACCACGTTCTGGGTCGACCCGCTGGAGGACCTCATCGTCATCTTCATGACGCAGCTGATGCCCTCGAACGCGTACAACATCCGGCGGGAGCTGCGCGCGATCGTGTACTCGGCGCTGACGGAGTAG
- a CDS encoding DUF4011 domain-containing protein yields the protein MGSEPVVNFGFRGEAARQPQPPPVSDRLRQRIERWKQQLLDVTRRNRGINFRPARSTLLLPRTPAELWQTFIADEAADEFAARDFAPDAPIPADDERARAAFDAARRLIDRARTADREQGIRVLFLALGWLEWVDRDRHRLRSPLILVPVDLALDRAARVIRLSPADDDAPEVNPSLAYVLRAQYGIRLPAFEDEEGQPAFDGIEGYLAAVRSAVAAQDGWSVEADGPVVDVFAFAKLAMVEELDRAAARLAANPVVARLIGETLPSEGIAAGGDDADADAPRPPLDERIAPGALHVVIDADAFQLEAVAMAAAGRSFVIEGPPGTGKSQTITNIVAELLAAGKTVLFVAEKRVAREVVLENLQKAGLGEACLHLAINAGAGARADTKAAVIKAIMDTLDAGPPPAAPPGDIAARARDIRDRLNTHARAMSAPLGQGGWTTAYDLIGHAEATRADRRELAGLPPLADCDRFWLDDVAAACARLDALPAPAVEALAGPWSAFRGPGGALPAAVRAALERVAAAPAAAAAALDGAIEPPHPAPGAMTPADLAAAAGHFDAFEELRRRSASVLRFLAPGFYRARSAAARAREAGCRDPGDAARRAADLRSLAVRYGEDVALLAPCFGSEHPLGGPLEQAAAWAEALLPGLASWPALDEAARALADLEARGMRGPVVALLRDPSARGRLEPIVRASVLAAWAQSAIEAAPVLTPGEHQRLVDALARLDQELIGAARQDLLARLRTSRRRLTRTPSVAMHQLAKYHRAKRRPALRVMLARTRQAVQALKPCLLMSPLAAAQYLCHESDDATYRFDCVIVDEASMVPTADMAVALSLAPQAIVVGDSKQMPPTSFFTRDLEAENGPGEDDDVGFESILDEAAPVLPSTMLRAHYRSRDETLIAFSNVHFYDGRLIAYPDAWGVRPESGVHFEYVADGAYGRGGTRANPAEAARCVALLRRELEASNFTRQVSITSMSIAQQQEILRQVEIAAAVDPVIRRWVDEGGLVRNLETVQGDESDVMILSVGYGRDEDGRLILNFGPLGQEKGERRLNVAITRARWKTVVVSSLRAADIDPARTSATGTLRLRDYLDYAERGLPALETSGRFAPRQPAPFEQALGARLEAEGLRVVPAVGAGGYTVDLALAHPDDPERYVLGILCDGPGYWGAPACRDRELGNAAVLRRMGWNIHRVLAAAWFRDPETELARILEAYRAALRP from the coding sequence GTGGGCAGTGAACCGGTCGTGAACTTCGGCTTCCGCGGCGAAGCAGCCCGGCAGCCGCAGCCCCCGCCCGTGAGCGACCGCCTCCGCCAGCGCATCGAACGCTGGAAACAGCAGCTCCTCGATGTCACCCGCCGCAACCGCGGCATCAACTTCCGCCCCGCCCGCTCCACCCTCCTCCTCCCCCGCACCCCGGCCGAGCTCTGGCAGACCTTCATCGCCGATGAGGCCGCCGACGAATTCGCCGCCCGCGATTTCGCCCCCGATGCCCCCATCCCCGCCGACGACGAGCGCGCCCGCGCCGCCTTCGACGCCGCCCGCCGGCTCATCGACCGCGCCCGCACCGCCGACCGCGAGCAGGGCATCCGCGTCCTCTTCCTCGCCCTCGGCTGGCTCGAATGGGTCGACCGCGACCGCCACCGCCTCCGGTCCCCGCTCATCCTCGTGCCGGTCGACCTCGCCCTCGACCGCGCCGCCCGGGTCATCCGCCTCTCCCCGGCCGACGACGACGCGCCCGAGGTCAACCCCTCCCTCGCCTACGTCCTCCGCGCCCAGTACGGCATCCGCCTGCCGGCCTTCGAAGACGAGGAGGGCCAGCCCGCCTTCGACGGCATCGAGGGCTACCTCGCCGCTGTCCGCAGCGCTGTCGCCGCGCAGGACGGCTGGTCCGTCGAAGCCGACGGCCCTGTCGTCGACGTCTTCGCCTTCGCCAAGCTGGCCATGGTCGAAGAGCTCGACCGCGCCGCCGCCCGCCTCGCCGCCAACCCGGTCGTTGCCCGCCTGATCGGCGAAACCCTCCCGTCCGAGGGCATCGCGGCCGGTGGCGACGATGCCGACGCCGACGCGCCCCGCCCGCCCCTCGACGAGCGGATCGCCCCCGGCGCCCTCCACGTCGTCATCGATGCCGACGCCTTCCAGCTCGAAGCCGTCGCAATGGCCGCCGCCGGCCGGAGCTTCGTCATCGAAGGGCCGCCCGGCACCGGCAAGTCCCAGACCATTACGAACATCGTCGCCGAGCTGCTCGCGGCCGGGAAAACCGTCCTCTTCGTCGCCGAGAAGCGCGTCGCCCGCGAAGTCGTCCTCGAGAACCTCCAGAAAGCCGGCCTCGGTGAAGCCTGCCTCCACCTTGCCATCAACGCCGGCGCCGGGGCCCGCGCCGATACCAAGGCGGCCGTCATCAAAGCGATCATGGACACCCTCGACGCCGGCCCGCCGCCGGCGGCGCCGCCGGGCGATATCGCCGCCCGCGCCCGCGACATCCGCGACCGGCTCAACACCCATGCCCGGGCCATGTCCGCGCCCCTCGGGCAGGGCGGCTGGACGACCGCCTACGACCTCATCGGTCACGCGGAGGCAACCCGCGCCGACCGCCGCGAACTCGCCGGCCTCCCGCCGCTCGCCGACTGCGACCGCTTCTGGCTCGACGACGTCGCGGCCGCCTGCGCCCGCCTCGATGCCCTCCCGGCCCCGGCCGTCGAAGCGCTCGCCGGGCCATGGTCCGCCTTCCGCGGCCCCGGCGGCGCCCTCCCGGCCGCCGTCCGCGCCGCCCTCGAACGGGTGGCCGCTGCCCCGGCCGCCGCTGCCGCCGCGCTCGACGGCGCAATCGAGCCCCCGCACCCGGCGCCCGGCGCCATGACCCCGGCCGACCTCGCCGCCGCCGCCGGCCACTTCGACGCCTTCGAAGAGCTCCGTCGCCGCTCCGCGTCCGTCCTCCGCTTCCTCGCTCCCGGGTTCTACCGCGCCCGCTCCGCCGCTGCCCGGGCCCGGGAAGCCGGCTGCCGCGACCCCGGCGATGCCGCCCGCCGGGCCGCCGACCTCCGCAGCCTCGCCGTCCGCTACGGCGAAGATGTGGCGCTCCTCGCCCCCTGCTTCGGCAGCGAACACCCCCTCGGCGGCCCGCTCGAGCAGGCCGCCGCCTGGGCCGAGGCCCTCCTCCCCGGCCTTGCGTCCTGGCCTGCCCTCGACGAGGCGGCCCGCGCCCTCGCCGACCTCGAAGCGCGCGGCATGCGCGGCCCCGTGGTCGCCCTCCTCCGCGACCCCTCCGCCCGGGGCCGCCTCGAGCCGATCGTCCGCGCCTCCGTCCTCGCCGCCTGGGCGCAGTCCGCCATCGAGGCCGCGCCTGTCCTCACTCCCGGCGAACACCAGCGCCTCGTCGACGCCCTTGCCCGCCTCGACCAGGAGCTCATCGGCGCCGCGCGCCAGGACCTCCTCGCCCGCCTCCGGACCTCACGGAGGCGGCTCACCCGAACGCCTTCTGTCGCCATGCACCAGCTCGCGAAGTACCACCGGGCGAAGCGCCGCCCGGCCCTCCGCGTCATGCTGGCCCGCACCCGCCAGGCGGTCCAGGCCCTCAAACCCTGCCTCCTCATGAGCCCGCTCGCCGCCGCACAGTACCTCTGCCACGAAAGCGACGACGCCACCTACCGCTTCGACTGCGTCATCGTCGACGAAGCATCCATGGTCCCCACCGCCGACATGGCCGTCGCCCTCTCCCTCGCGCCCCAGGCGATCGTCGTCGGCGACTCGAAGCAGATGCCCCCGACCAGCTTCTTCACCCGCGACCTCGAGGCCGAGAACGGCCCCGGCGAGGACGACGACGTCGGCTTCGAAAGCATCCTCGATGAAGCCGCACCCGTGCTTCCGTCCACCATGCTCCGCGCCCACTACCGCAGCCGCGATGAGACCCTCATCGCCTTCTCCAACGTTCACTTCTATGACGGCCGCCTCATCGCCTACCCCGACGCCTGGGGCGTCCGCCCCGAATCCGGCGTCCACTTCGAATACGTGGCCGACGGCGCCTACGGCCGCGGCGGCACGCGCGCCAACCCCGCCGAGGCGGCCCGCTGCGTCGCCCTCCTCCGCCGCGAACTCGAGGCCTCGAACTTCACCCGCCAGGTCTCCATCACCTCCATGTCGATCGCCCAGCAGCAGGAGATCCTCCGCCAGGTCGAGATTGCAGCCGCCGTCGACCCCGTCATCCGCCGCTGGGTCGATGAAGGCGGTCTCGTCCGCAACCTCGAAACCGTCCAGGGCGACGAATCCGACGTCATGATTCTCAGCGTCGGCTACGGCCGCGACGAAGACGGCCGGCTCATCCTCAACTTCGGCCCGCTCGGGCAGGAGAAGGGCGAGCGCCGGCTGAACGTCGCCATCACCCGCGCCCGCTGGAAGACGGTTGTCGTCTCCTCCCTGCGCGCCGCCGACATCGACCCTGCCCGCACGAGCGCGACCGGCACCCTCCGCCTCCGCGACTACCTCGACTACGCCGAACGCGGCCTCCCCGCCCTCGAAACCAGCGGCCGCTTCGCCCCGCGCCAGCCTGCCCCCTTCGAACAGGCCCTGGGCGCCAGGCTCGAAGCCGAGGGCCTCCGCGTCGTCCCGGCCGTCGGCGCCGGCGGCTACACCGTCGACCTCGCCCTCGCCCACCCGGACGACCCCGAGCGGTACGTCCTCGGCATCCTCTGCGACGGCCCCGGCTACTGGGGCGCGCCGGCCTGCCGCGACCGCGAACTCGGCAACGCCGCCGTCCTCCGCCGCATGGGCTGGAACATCCACCGCGTCCTCGCCGCGGCCTGGTTCCGCGACCCCGAGACCGAGCTCGCCCGCATCCTCGAGGCGTACCGCGCGGCGCTCCGCCCCTGA